One Ranitomeya imitator isolate aRanImi1 chromosome 1, aRanImi1.pri, whole genome shotgun sequence DNA window includes the following coding sequences:
- the GATC gene encoding glutamyl-tRNA(Gln) amidotransferase subunit C, mitochondrial isoform X2, giving the protein MSSDVTQITSMWLQMAASAARCWRPAEFKRLLSLQSKVPQNPTWNIEADTSKQDCHVSADVIDHLERLALVDFRNQEGVERLATAIHFANQLHNVNTEGVEPLSSVLEDRTLYMRNDAVTAGNCTDQLLENAKTVVEDYFVAPPGNIPLPPQDHVYLSSSKDDP; this is encoded by the exons ATGAGCTCTGACGTCACACAAATAACAAGCATGTGGCTGCAAATGGCAGCTAGTGCTGCTCGCTGCTGGCGGCCGGCGGAATTCAAGCGGCTGCTGTCCCTGCAGAGTAAG GTACCACAGAATCCAACTTGGAACATTGAAGCAGACACAAGCAAGCAG GACTGTCATGTATCTGCAGATGTAATAGATCACCTAGAACGACTGGCATTAGTTGACTTTCGCAACCAAGAAGGAGTAGAACGCTTGGCGACAGCAATTCATTTTGCCAATCAGCTGCACAATGTGAACACAGAAGGTGTTGAACCACTGTCATCGGTGTTAGAAGACAG GACACTTTACATGAGAAATGACGCAGTCACAGCTGGGAACTGTACAGACCAACTACTAGAAAATGCAAAGACTGTTGTTGAAGATTATTTTGTAGCACCTCCCG GAAACATTCCTTTACCACCCCAGGACCATGTATACCTCTCTTCCAGCAAAGATGATCCATGA
- the GATC gene encoding glutamyl-tRNA(Gln) amidotransferase subunit C, mitochondrial isoform X1 has translation MSSDVTQITSMWLQMAASAARCWRPAEFKRLLSLQSKVPQNPTWNIEADTSKQVMASLYTSLHHNLGIQAGNGILIPASIITWAYKQDCHVSADVIDHLERLALVDFRNQEGVERLATAIHFANQLHNVNTEGVEPLSSVLEDRTLYMRNDAVTAGNCTDQLLENAKTVVEDYFVAPPGNIPLPPQDHVYLSSSKDDP, from the exons ATGAGCTCTGACGTCACACAAATAACAAGCATGTGGCTGCAAATGGCAGCTAGTGCTGCTCGCTGCTGGCGGCCGGCGGAATTCAAGCGGCTGCTGTCCCTGCAGAGTAAG GTACCACAGAATCCAACTTGGAACATTGAAGCAGACACAAGCAAGCAGGTAATGGCATCCTTATATACCAGCCTCCATCATAACCTGGGCATACAGGCAGGTAATGGCATCCTTATACCAGCCTCCATCATAACCTGGGCATACAAGCAG GACTGTCATGTATCTGCAGATGTAATAGATCACCTAGAACGACTGGCATTAGTTGACTTTCGCAACCAAGAAGGAGTAGAACGCTTGGCGACAGCAATTCATTTTGCCAATCAGCTGCACAATGTGAACACAGAAGGTGTTGAACCACTGTCATCGGTGTTAGAAGACAG GACACTTTACATGAGAAATGACGCAGTCACAGCTGGGAACTGTACAGACCAACTACTAGAAAATGCAAAGACTGTTGTTGAAGATTATTTTGTAGCACCTCCCG GAAACATTCCTTTACCACCCCAGGACCATGTATACCTCTCTTCCAGCAAAGATGATCCATGA
- the GATC gene encoding glutamyl-tRNA(Gln) amidotransferase subunit C, mitochondrial isoform X3 gives MASLYTSLHHNLGIQAGNGILIPASIITWAYKQDCHVSADVIDHLERLALVDFRNQEGVERLATAIHFANQLHNVNTEGVEPLSSVLEDRTLYMRNDAVTAGNCTDQLLENAKTVVEDYFVAPPGNIPLPPQDHVYLSSSKDDP, from the exons ATGGCATCCTTATATACCAGCCTCCATCATAACCTGGGCATACAAGCAGGTAATGGCATCCTTATACCAGCCTCCATTATAACCTGGGCATACAAGCAG GACTGTCATGTATCTGCAGATGTAATAGATCACCTAGAACGACTGGCATTAGTTGACTTTCGCAACCAAGAAGGAGTAGAACGCTTGGCGACAGCAATTCATTTTGCCAATCAGCTGCACAATGTGAACACAGAAGGTGTTGAACCACTGTCATCGGTGTTAGAAGACAG GACACTTTACATGAGAAATGACGCAGTCACAGCTGGGAACTGTACAGACCAACTACTAGAAAATGCAAAGACTGTTGTTGAAGATTATTTTGTAGCACCTCCCG GAAACATTCCTTTACCACCCCAGGACCATGTATACCTCTCTTCCAGCAAAGATGATCCATGA
- the TRIAP1 gene encoding TP53-regulated inhibitor of apoptosis 1 encodes MNSVGEECTEMKREYDQCFNRWFAEKFLKGEGSGDPCNELFQRYRHCVQKAIKDKEIPVDGVEFMEPSKDKPEADAGS; translated from the exons ATGAACAGTGTTGGGGAGGAATGCACAGAAATGAAGCGCGAGTACGACCAGTGCTTCAACCGGTGGTTCGCGGAGAAGTTCCTTAAAGGGGAAGGCAGCGGGGACCCGTGCAACGAGCTGTTCCAGCGCTACCGGCACTGTGTGCAG AAAGCCATTAAGGACAAGGAGATCCCGGTAGACGGAGTGGAGTTCATGGAACCGAGCAAAGACAAACCGGAGGCTGACGCCGGGTCGTGA